Proteins from a genomic interval of Phocoena phocoena chromosome 20, mPhoPho1.1, whole genome shotgun sequence:
- the PPP1R37 gene encoding protein phosphatase 1 regulatory subunit 37, which yields MEVPPQEAPPEPGADGEAEEAPAEAPSPSPASPPADGRLKAAAKRVTFPSDEDIVSGAVEPKDPWRHAQNVTVDEVLGAYKQACQKLSCRQIPKLLRQLQEFTDLGHRIDCLDLKGEKLDYKTCEALEEVFKRLQFKVVDLEQTNLDEDGASALFDMIEYYESATHLNISFNKHIGTRGWQAAAHMMRKTSCLQYLDARNTPLLDQAAPFVARALRIRSSLAVLHLENASLSGRPLMLLATALKMNMTLRELYLADNKLNGLQDSAQLGNLLKFNCSLQILDLRNNHVLDSGLAYICEGLKEQRKGLATLVLWNNQLTHTGMAFLGMTLPHTRSLETLNLGHNPIGNEGVRSLKNGLIGNRSVLRLGLASTKLTCEGAVAVAEFIAESPRLLRLDLRENEIKTGGLMALSLALKVNHSLLRLDLDREPKKEAVKSFIETQKALLAEIQNGCRRNFALAREEQGQCLQPSASMAEIAVSEPQPDAGAPAEEPATEAQENGGPGPGAGPDSDSDSDSEGEDGEEEDGDRAEAPCPALVPPTDSLGPGDRSPPGCPSSPTEQRISVSSPGRGHKVFVVTRVESPPERAEPPVPPASPSPPAPPRPPSPPAVSFLPTSPAWTPAEAVSTRDPGSSQPQPEPPQSGPPLPNGLKPEFALALPPEPPPGPEAKVGSCGLEHELSCSKNEKELEDLLLEASQESGQETL from the exons CCCAGAACGTGACCGTGGATGAGGTCCTTGGTGCCTACAAGCAGGCCTGCCAGAAGCTAAGCTGCAGGCAGATTCCCAAGCTCCTCAGGCAGCTCCAG GAGTTCACGGACCTCGGGCACCGTATCGACTGTCTGGACCTGAAAG GTGAGAAGCTCGACTACAAGACCTGCGAGGCCCTGGAAGAGGTCTTCAAGAGGCTGCAGTTCAAGGTCGTGGATCTGGAGCAGACGAACCTGGACGAAGAT GGTGCCTCAGCCCTCTTCGACATGATCGAGTACTATGAGTCGGCCACCCACCTCAACATCTCCTTCAACAAGCACATCGGCACCCGGGGCTGGCAGGCCGCCGCCCACATGATGCGCAAG ACAAGCTGCCTGCAGTACCTGGACGCCCGCAACACGCCCCTGCTGGACCAGGCGGCGCCCTTCGTGGCGCGTGCCCTGCGTATCCGCAGCAGCCTGGCGGTGCTACACCTGGAGAATGCCAGCCTTTCAGGGCGGCCCCTCATGCTGCTCG ccaCGGCCCTGAAGATGAACATGACTCTGCGGGAGCTGTACCTGGCCGACAACAAGCTCAATGGCCTGCAGGACTCGGCCCAGCTGGGCAACCTGCTTAAGTTCAACTGCTCCCTGCAGATCCTGGACCTCCGTAACAACCATGTACTGGACTCAG GTCTGGCCTACATCTGCGAGGGCCTGAAGGAGCAGAGGAAGGGGCTGGCGACCCTGGTGCTGTGGAACAACCAGCTCACGCACACGGGCATGGCCTTTCTGGGCATGACGCTG CCGCACACACGCAGCCTGGAGACGCTGAACCTGGGCCACAACCCCATTGGGAACGAGGGCGTGCGCAGCCTCAAGAACGGCCTCATCGGCAACCGCAGTGTGCTGCGTCTCGGCCTGGCCTCCACCAAGCTCACGTGCGAGG GCGCGGTGGCGGTGGCGGAGTTCATCGCCGAGAGCCCCCGCCTCCTGAGACTGGACCTTCGGGAGAACGAGATCAAGACGGGCGGGCTCATGGCGCTGTCGTTGGCCCTCAAGGTGAACCACTCTCTCCTGCGCCTGGACCTTGACCGCGAACCCAAGAAGGAGGCG GTGAAGAGCTTCATCGAGACGCAGAAGGCGCTGCTCGCTGAGATCCAGAACGGCTGCAGGCGCAACTTCGCGCTGGCGCGGGAGGAGCAGGGGCAGTGCCTGCAGCCGTCGGCCTCCATGGCCGAGATCGCCGTCTCCGAGCCCCAGCCAGACGCCGGCGCGCCCGCGGAGGAGCCTGCCACCGAGGCGCAGGAGAACGGGGGCCCCGGCCCCGGCGCCGGGCCGGACTCGGACTCAGACTCAGACTCTgagggggaggatggggaggaggaggatggggaCAGGGCTGAggccccctgccccgccctggTGCCCCCCACGGACTCCCTGGGCCCTGGGGACAGGAGCCCCCCaggctgcccctcctcccccaccgaGCAGCGCATTTCCGTGTCCAGCCCGGGCCGGGGCCACAAAGTGTTTGTGGTGACCCGGGTGGAGAGTCCACCCGAGAGGGCAGAGCCTCCTGTGCCACccgcctctccttccccacctgcccctcctcGTCCTCCATCCCCACCTGCCGTATCCTTCCTGCCCACCTCACCTGCCTGGACGCCAGCTGAGGCCGTCAGCACTCGGGACCCAGGGTCGTCTCAGCCTCAGCCCGAGCCGCCCCAGTCAGGGCCACCGCTGCCCAACGGCCTGAAGCCCGAGTTCGCTCTCGCACTGCCCCCGGAGCCGCCCCCAGGGCCCGAGGCCAAGGTGGGCAGCTGTGGCCTGGAACACG AGCTGAGCTGCTCCAAGAACGAGAAGGAGCTCGAGGACCTGCTTCTGGAGGCCAGTCAGGAATCTGGGCAGGAGACACTGTGA
- the NKPD1 gene encoding LOW QUALITY PROTEIN: NTPase KAP family P-loop domain-containing protein 1 (The sequence of the model RefSeq protein was modified relative to this genomic sequence to represent the inferred CDS: inserted 1 base in 1 codon; substituted 1 base at 1 genomic stop codon), whose translation MNQHYTIHFTKGALPPRTPTKSYSSDRELGHQKGCCHQXYHDPAAPQAYRPCXPPPRHARPPWGGDGCRRGLQPPVLQRRSQPALPSPPWQRLCPAHGTQKGPPATTTAPMQLASTPQPAPTRTPSPAAARTTASSGPALPSAASTLLEPRRPTDTWHLPDPVNRSSFTSYRSDILTEDDIYCSCLAKTLCHVPVPVTVGFYAPFGCRLHMMLDKIMALMQQEATQREAEELRHVQWQLRPIRGWGFSKLLWYLVFLQPVITELHLRRKNVKFLFIRFSAWQYAGSDKLWAGLVATLCEGIRQQYGALPFSLYSVLGKKAATRPGYRHHEWHCRGHVCLALLALLVALSLGMSLLYMSMGSHVLDHSNMFRAFGGAATTLSGSGLLMAMYSVGKHLFVSQRKKIERLVSQERFSNHLGFMCQVKKEVGLLTDFLCFLEIYQRRRLRVVLEITGLDTCYPERVVGVLNAINTLLSDSHAPFIFILVVDPSILAACLESAGSMKGTADNGYLFLNRTVTLPFSVPIMGRRTKLQFLHDAVRSRDDLLYREMTLNVRSRGGAGGGAVTGGEAGAGGGDVAPLLEIEGPARAESAQSLLEVKAARSIQEALCCLHDECDCLIDYVPDNVVSMRRIVNTVPITVRLLQQQQGDFEGLSPRQAVAWVVLANQWPCRLSWALQCLEDQQQAGSAPEACAPLWDVFCDHSLELHTMTATLQKVLDLDGDPELFRRFLGADFPFTVAEAQSLLRCTVNLDHSIRHRMGLIRAVSTLKTPRSPKSPARKDPHAASGANHAPGAAWAGQAPARVCEAHQPQDGGKSRPVA comes from the exons ATGAACCAGCACTACACCATCCACTTCACCAAGGGTGCCCTGCCCCCCCGGACCCCCACCAAGAGCTACTCCTCGGACAGGGAACTGGGGCACCAAAAAG gaTGCTGTCACCAGTAGTACCATGACCCAGCGGCACCTCAAGCCTACAGGCCCT CGCCACCCCCCAGGCATGCTAGGCCACCATGGGGTGGCGATGGCTGTCGCCGGGGCCTCCAGCCCCCTGTTCTGCAGCGGCGATCCCAGCCCGCACTTCCCAGCCCCCCGTGGCAGCGGCTCTGCCCCGCTCACGGCACCCAGAAGGGGCCGCCTGCAACCACTACCGCCCCCATGCAACTAGCCAGCACCCCCCAGCCGGCCCCCACACGCACCCCCTCACCCGCCGCGGCACGCACCACAGCCAGCAgcggcccagccctgccctctgcaGCCAGCACCCTCCTGGAGCCCAGGAGGCCCACAGACACCTGGCACCTGCCTGACCCCGTAAACCGTAGCTCCTTCACCTCCTACAG GTCTG ACATCCTGACGGAGGATGACATCTACTGCAGCTGCCTGGCCAAGACTCTCTGCCACGTGCCTGTCCCTGTGACCGTGGGCTTCTACGCCCCCTTTGGCTGCCGCCTGCACATGATGTTGGACAAGATCATGG CGCTGATGCAGCAGGAGGCGACCCAGAGGGAGGCCGAGGAGCTGCGGCACGTGCAGTGGCAGCTGAGGCCCATACGGGGCTGGGGCTTCTCGAAGCTGCTGTGGTACCTGGTGTTCCTGCAGCCCGTCATCACCGAGTTGCATCTGCGGCGCAAGAACGTCAAGTTCCTCTTCATCCGTTTCAGCGCCTGGCAGTACGCCGGCAGTGACAAGCTGTGGGCCGGCCTGGTGGCCACGCTGTGCGAGGGCATCCGCCAGCAATACGGCGCACTGCCCTTCAGCTTGTACTCGGTGCTGGGCAAGAAGGCGGCCACGAGGCCGGGCTACCGCCACCACGAGTGGCACTGCCGGGGCCACGTGTGCCTGGCACTGCTGGCGCTGCTGGTGGCGCTCAGCCTGGGCATGAGCCTGCTCTACATGTCGATGGGCTCCCACGTACTGGACCACAGCAACATGTTCCGGGCATTCGGCGGCGCGGCCACCACGCTTTCGGGCTCCGGGCTGCTCATGGCCATGTACTCGGTGGGCAAGCACCTGTTCGTGAGCCAGCGCAAGAAAATTGAGCGGCTGGTGTCGCAGGAAAGGTTCAGCAACCATCTGGGATTCATGTGCCAGGTGAAGAAGGAGGTGGGGCTGCTCACCGActtcctgtgcttcctggagaTCTACCAGCGGCGCCGGCTGCGCGTCGTGCTCGAGATCACAGGGCTGGACACGTGCTACCCGGAGCGCGTGGTGGGCGTGCTCAACGCCATCAACACGCTGCTGTCCGACAGCCACGCGCCCTTCATCTTCATCCTGGTGGTGGACCCCAGCATCCTGGCCGCGTGCCTCGAGAGCGCCGGCTCCATGAAGGGCACGGCCGACAACGGTTACCTCTTCCTCAACCGCACCGTCACGCTACCCTTCTCCGTGCCCATCATGGGCCGCCGCACCAAACTGCAGTTCCTGCACGACGCGGTGCGAAGCCGCGACGACCTGCTCTATCGCGAGATGACGCTCAACGTGAGGtcgcggggcggggccgggggcggggcggtgaCCGGGggcgaggcgggggcggggggcggagaCGTCGCGCCGCTCCTGGAGATAGAGGGGCCGGCCCGGGCCGAGAGCGCGCAAAGCCTCCTGGAAGTAAAGGCGGCGCGCAGCATCCAGGAGGCGCTCTGCTGCCTGCACGACGAGTGCGACTGCCTCATCGATTACGTGCCCGACAACGTGGTGTCCATGCGGCGCATCGTCAACACCGTGCCCATTACCGTGCGCCTGCTGCAACAGCAGCAGGGGGACTTTGAGGGCCTCTCGCCGCGCCAGGCCGTGGCTTGGGTCGTGCTCGCCAACCAGTGGCCGTGCCGTCTCAGCTGGGCCCTGCAGTGCCTGGAGGACCAGCAGCAGGCGGGGAGCGCGCCCGAAGCCTGCGCGCCCCTCTGGGACGTGTTCTGCGACCACAGCCTCGAGCTGCACACCATGACCGCGACGCTGCAGAAGGTGCTCGACCTGGACGGCGACCCCGAGCTTTTCCGGCGCTTCCTGGGCGCTGACTTCCCCTTCACCGTGGCCGAGGCGCAGAGCCTCTTGCGCTGTACCGTTAACCTGGACCACTCCATACGCCACCGCATGGGCCTCATCCGGGCCGTCAGCACGCTCAAGACGCCCCGCTCGCCCAAGTCCCCTGCCCGCAAAGACCCGCACGCCGCCAGCGGAGCCAACCACGCCCCCGGGGCGGCCTGGGCAGGCCAGGCTCCTGCGCGTGTCTGCGAAGCCCACCAACCCCAGGACGGGGGCAAGTCCAGACCCGTGGCCTGA